The genomic segment GGTCAGCGTCTTCCCAGGGGAAATTTATCAAGCCCCGAGGTCGTGGACAGAGCGAGCCTACGGCAACCTGATCTATTTCAACGAGGTTGATAACGGCGGACATTTCGGCGCTTGGGAACAGCCCGCGATCTTCACGAACGAAGTTCGGGCGGCGTTCCGTTCGCTACGCTAAGTCGAGTGCTTGATGGCCGTCGCGATTGCGGCGGCCATCCCTTCAGCCGCAAGCGAGCGCGTCGTCCGATATCCCTTTCGAGTTCTGTTTCAAGCACTTTGCGTTAAGGGCGGGTGTCGTGGTAGGAGTTGGGTATGAACTCACTAAGCGATATAGATTGCCAAAGCTGCGGCGCGTGTTGCTCTTTTTCATCGGATTGGCCAAGATTTTCTACGGAAAGTGATGCTGCTCTCGATTTGCTGCCACCGCGCTTCGTTGCGGCAGATGAGACGGGAATGCGTTGTAGCGGGTCGCGTTGCTCTGCGTTGGCAGGTCGGGTCGGTTTTGAGACATCGTGCCTCGTTTACGATATTCGGCCTGTCGTTTGTCGC from the Rhizobium sp. NZLR1 genome contains:
- a CDS encoding YkgJ family cysteine cluster protein encodes the protein MNSLSDIDCQSCGACCSFSSDWPRFSTESDAALDLLPPRFVAADETGMRCSGSRCSALAGRVGFETSCLVYDIRPVVCRECVPGDDACLMAREAFGLTLPHQILG